One part of the Tunicatimonas pelagia genome encodes these proteins:
- a CDS encoding amylo-alpha-1,6-glucosidase yields the protein MYTTELIDSKTLVAEAKDILAGNWTGMFTKPAPNLYPHQWNWDAGFIAIGYSHYHMDRAESELRSLFSGQWKNGMVPQIIFNPEFDYNYFPSSDFWETWRSFNAPENKKTSGITMPPVHGFVLQHIYNNAQDKQRALNFVKEMFPKILKMHHYFYDHRDPFNEGLVYIRHPWESGTDNSPTWDTPMERITFDKIKIPPYKRKDLDNGHAEHRPTDYDYNRYIHLIDIYRKCDYNEEAILERCPFVIQDPLFNCILVKSNQALIELAALIGEGIDQLMEWNELSIKSMNEKLWNSETGIYDAYDLHNDERIEMQASSGLIPVYAHIPSQEQAQQIVDRLLSESFSGSVDQNKYLCPSYNPTSPKFNPKKYWRGPVWINMNWMLHHGLKHYGFADLAEQLKQESLELISHYGFYEYFDPIKDVVGKEKQGYGSHRFSWSAALCIDFLQEELKE from the coding sequence ATGTATACTACAGAATTGATAGATTCTAAAACGCTAGTAGCCGAAGCAAAAGATATTTTAGCCGGAAACTGGACGGGTATGTTCACCAAGCCGGCTCCTAACCTATACCCTCATCAGTGGAACTGGGATGCGGGATTTATTGCGATTGGCTATTCTCACTACCATATGGATCGGGCTGAGTCGGAGCTCCGTTCGCTGTTTAGCGGACAGTGGAAGAACGGTATGGTTCCGCAGATTATTTTCAACCCGGAGTTTGACTATAACTATTTTCCGAGTTCCGATTTTTGGGAAACGTGGCGGTCGTTCAATGCTCCCGAAAATAAAAAGACCTCAGGAATCACCATGCCTCCGGTACATGGATTTGTGCTCCAGCACATTTATAATAATGCTCAGGACAAGCAACGGGCACTGAATTTTGTGAAGGAGATGTTTCCGAAAATCCTGAAGATGCACCATTACTTCTACGATCATCGCGATCCGTTTAACGAAGGGTTGGTCTATATCCGCCACCCCTGGGAGTCGGGTACCGATAACTCGCCAACCTGGGATACTCCGATGGAGCGAATTACCTTTGATAAAATCAAAATCCCGCCATATAAACGCAAAGATTTGGATAACGGTCATGCCGAACACCGCCCGACTGACTACGATTACAATCGCTACATTCATCTAATTGATATCTACCGCAAATGCGATTATAACGAAGAAGCTATTTTAGAGCGTTGCCCGTTTGTAATTCAAGATCCGCTGTTCAACTGCATTTTGGTAAAATCTAACCAAGCACTAATTGAGCTAGCAGCGTTAATCGGTGAAGGCATTGATCAGTTGATGGAGTGGAACGAGCTATCGATAAAGTCGATGAACGAAAAGCTGTGGAATTCCGAAACAGGTATCTACGATGCGTACGATTTACACAACGATGAGCGCATTGAGATGCAAGCTTCATCAGGTTTGATTCCGGTATACGCCCATATTCCTAGCCAAGAGCAAGCGCAGCAAATTGTTGACCGTTTGTTAAGCGAATCATTTAGCGGTTCGGTTGATCAAAATAAGTATCTATGCCCATCATACAACCCGACAAGTCCAAAATTCAACCCTAAAAAGTACTGGCGTGGTCCGGTATGGATCAACATGAACTGGATGCTACATCACGGACTGAAGCACTACGGGTTTGCTGATTTAGCTGAGCAGCTTAAGCAAGAATCGTTAGAGCTAATTAGCCACTACGGCTTCTACGAATACTTTGATCCTATTAAAGATGTGGTAGGAAAAGAAAAGCAGGGTTACGGTAGCCATCGCTTCTCTTGGTCAGCGGCGTTATGTATTGATTTTCTACAAGAAGAACTGAAAGAGTAA
- a CDS encoding SDR family NAD(P)-dependent oxidoreductase, with protein sequence MFDLSEQVAVITGGGKGIGQSIAEVFAKQGSEVHILEIDRASGQETQMKIEQAGGQASVHACDISQQAEVVAVAERIFQQSGSIDIWVNNAGIAHIGNVESTTEEDFDRIYAVNIKGVYNGMRACVPLMKQQKGGVILNLASVASVLGISDRFAYSTSKGAVLTMTLSVAKDYVKDNIRCNCIGPGRVHTPFVDGFLEKNYPGQEAEMFEKLSQTQPIGRMGKPEEIAHLALYLCSQEAGFITGSFYPIDGGFITLNS encoded by the coding sequence ATTTTTGATTTGTCTGAACAGGTTGCCGTTATCACCGGCGGGGGGAAAGGAATTGGTCAGAGTATTGCCGAAGTGTTTGCCAAGCAGGGATCTGAAGTCCATATTCTGGAAATTGATAGGGCAAGTGGGCAAGAAACCCAAATGAAAATAGAGCAGGCGGGTGGCCAAGCTTCGGTGCACGCTTGCGATATTTCTCAGCAGGCTGAGGTAGTAGCGGTAGCTGAGCGAATCTTTCAGCAAAGTGGCTCGATCGATATTTGGGTAAACAACGCCGGAATTGCCCACATCGGCAACGTAGAATCTACCACTGAGGAGGATTTTGATCGTATTTATGCCGTCAACATCAAAGGGGTGTACAACGGTATGCGTGCCTGTGTACCTTTAATGAAGCAGCAAAAAGGTGGGGTTATCTTAAACTTAGCCTCAGTGGCCTCAGTGCTGGGTATCTCCGATCGCTTCGCTTACTCTACCAGTAAGGGTGCCGTACTTACCATGACTCTTTCGGTGGCCAAAGACTACGTAAAAGACAATATTCGCTGCAATTGTATTGGCCCGGGGCGGGTACATACTCCCTTTGTCGACGGTTTTCTAGAGAAAAACTATCCGGGGCAAGAAGCCGAGATGTTTGAAAAGCTTTCCCAAACCCAACCCATTGGCCGAATGGGAAAACCTGAAGAAATTGCTCATTTAGCGCTATATCTTTGTTCCCAGGAAGCGGGCTTTATCACCGGAAGCTTTTATCCGATTGACGGTGGGTTTATTACCCTAAACAGTTGA
- a CDS encoding putative quinol monooxygenase: MNKYGLHGKLTATGGKGEQLATILLEASRLVASAKGCHLYLVSQDQAHPDDVWITEVWDSKEDHDHSLKDEKVRALITQAMPLLAGKPEKGQVLDVLGGAGIS, translated from the coding sequence ATGAACAAATACGGACTACACGGAAAACTAACCGCGACGGGAGGCAAGGGAGAACAACTGGCTACTATTCTGCTGGAGGCATCCCGTTTGGTTGCTTCAGCAAAAGGTTGTCACCTTTATTTAGTTAGTCAGGATCAAGCTCATCCAGACGACGTGTGGATTACCGAGGTTTGGGATAGCAAAGAAGACCACGATCATTCTTTAAAAGATGAAAAGGTGCGAGCACTGATTACCCAAGCCATGCCACTACTAGCCGGAAAGCCCGAGAAAGGGCAAGTGCTTGATGTTCTGGGGGGAGCTGGCATATCTTAA
- a CDS encoding fumarylacetoacetate hydrolase family protein codes for MKLFRFGNPTSEKPGINYQGKNLNVQAFGEDYTPTFFANDGLNRLQNWLNDNADSCPEVSDTERMAPPLVQSGKIICVGLNYRDHASESKMELPKEPIIFFKATSAIVGPNDDLVIPKGSEKTDWEVELAVVIGKKASYVSESEAMNYVAGYMVHNDYSERAYQLERSGQWVKGKSCDTFAPIGPYLVTKDEIEDVHNLNLWLKVNGETKQQGTTADLIFNVPHLISYLSQFMSLQPGDIISTGTPAGVGLGFDPPIFLKAGDVVELGIDGLGSSRQEAEAYQG; via the coding sequence ATGAAACTATTCCGATTTGGAAACCCTACTTCTGAAAAACCCGGTATCAACTACCAAGGAAAGAATTTAAACGTCCAAGCTTTCGGGGAAGATTATACTCCCACATTTTTTGCCAACGATGGATTAAACCGCTTGCAGAACTGGCTGAACGATAACGCGGATAGCTGCCCCGAAGTAAGTGATACTGAGCGAATGGCTCCTCCCCTAGTACAGTCAGGGAAAATTATTTGTGTAGGTTTGAACTATAGAGACCACGCCTCAGAAAGTAAGATGGAGCTTCCAAAAGAACCCATCATTTTCTTTAAAGCTACGTCAGCCATTGTTGGGCCTAACGATGATTTAGTTATTCCTAAAGGCAGTGAAAAAACCGACTGGGAAGTAGAACTCGCCGTAGTAATCGGCAAAAAAGCGTCTTACGTTTCCGAGAGTGAAGCGATGAACTACGTAGCTGGTTATATGGTGCACAACGACTACAGTGAGCGGGCTTACCAGTTGGAACGCTCGGGGCAGTGGGTAAAAGGAAAAAGCTGCGACACTTTTGCTCCTATCGGCCCTTACTTAGTTACTAAAGATGAGATTGAAGATGTGCACAACTTAAATCTTTGGCTCAAAGTAAACGGAGAAACCAAGCAACAAGGCACTACGGCTGACTTGATTTTTAATGTGCCCCATCTGATAAGCTATTTGAGTCAATTTATGAGCTTACAGCCCGGTGATATTATTTCTACGGGAACCCCAGCCGGAGTAGGCTTAGGCTTTGATCCTCCAATATTCTTAAAAGCCGGCGATGTGGTAGAACTTGGCATTGATGGCCTGGGCAGTTCTCGCCAAGAAGCAGAAGCATACCAAGGATAA
- a CDS encoding L-rhamnose mutarotase: MKDYAQTVNLKNDPEVIREYEKHHAAVWPEVLSALKEVGVIDMKIYRLGRRLFMFMQTEDDFDLNVDMPRYLALHPRCREWESLMGTFQEKVPEAQPHEKWAIMKKIFEF; the protein is encoded by the coding sequence ATGAAAGACTACGCGCAAACCGTTAACCTTAAGAACGACCCGGAGGTAATTCGTGAGTACGAAAAGCACCACGCTGCCGTTTGGCCCGAAGTGCTCTCGGCTCTGAAAGAAGTAGGGGTTATTGATATGAAGATTTATCGGTTGGGTCGCCGCCTGTTTATGTTTATGCAAACTGAAGATGATTTTGATCTGAACGTAGATATGCCTCGCTACCTTGCATTACACCCGAGGTGTCGGGAGTGGGAAAGCTTAATGGGAACATTTCAGGAAAAAGTGCCCGAAGCCCAACCTCACGAAAAATGGGCCATTATGAAAAAAATATTTGAATTCTAA
- a CDS encoding SDR family oxidoreductase, translated as MDLHLANKVIVVTGGASGIGEAIVRGAAQEGAIPVIVNRRLERGEKLVAELKQAGYQCLFVQADLSEIDQCQRAVQETVDQLGRLDVLVNNAGINDGVGLESGFPEAFMQSLQNNLQHYYSLAHYALPYLKKARGNIINISSKTAVTGQGGTSAYVAAKGAQLALTREWATELLPHGIRVNAVLPAEVLTPMYETWLNSLANPNEKKAQIEQRIPLDQRMTTAQEIADTVLFLASDRSSHTTGQLLFPDGGYTHLDRAIHS; from the coding sequence ATGGATTTACACCTTGCTAATAAAGTAATAGTTGTTACGGGCGGAGCCAGTGGTATTGGTGAAGCTATTGTACGAGGAGCCGCTCAGGAAGGTGCTATTCCCGTGATAGTCAACCGAAGGCTCGAGCGGGGCGAGAAACTAGTTGCCGAACTCAAGCAGGCCGGATACCAATGCCTCTTCGTTCAGGCTGACCTAAGTGAGATTGATCAGTGCCAACGAGCTGTTCAAGAGACAGTCGACCAACTAGGGCGATTGGATGTGCTGGTTAATAATGCCGGAATAAACGATGGTGTTGGCTTGGAAAGTGGTTTTCCTGAGGCGTTTATGCAGTCGTTACAAAACAACTTACAGCATTACTACTCATTGGCGCATTACGCCCTACCCTACCTGAAAAAAGCGAGAGGAAATATTATTAACATCAGCTCTAAAACGGCAGTAACTGGGCAAGGAGGCACATCGGCCTACGTTGCAGCTAAAGGTGCTCAACTAGCCCTGACCCGCGAGTGGGCCACCGAGCTACTCCCTCACGGAATCCGAGTGAATGCGGTACTTCCGGCGGAGGTGCTTACTCCTATGTACGAAACTTGGTTGAACAGCTTGGCCAATCCAAACGAAAAGAAAGCACAAATAGAGCAGCGTATTCCCCTGGATCAACGCATGACTACTGCTCAGGAGATTGCCGATACGGTACTGTTTCTGGCTTCTGATCGCTCCTCCCATACCACTGGTCAACTTCTCTTTCCCGATGGTGGCTACACGCATCTGGATCGGGCGATTCATTCCTAG
- a CDS encoding nuclear transport factor 2 family protein, with protein sequence MKTFFAINKGLFDESCYHFINCDELVRRIIQITLLTFFVTVGCNVEQPPKYEITGEQSRIIKEMIDAVNEQDAKKYVKGFADEVQVFVESEMKVDGRANLMKNRAKHFESHPNVRSEIQHLVEIDNKVIMHDKVWFEEADKVGQNIVEVFTFENEKVVRVDVIQPKGLFQNTGIGHNGE encoded by the coding sequence GTGAAGACATTTTTTGCTATTAATAAAGGACTCTTCGATGAGTCCTGTTACCATTTTATTAATTGTGACGAACTAGTGAGAAGAATAATACAAATTACGCTACTGACCTTTTTTGTTACAGTCGGATGCAATGTTGAGCAACCACCCAAATATGAAATTACTGGCGAGCAAAGCAGAATCATTAAGGAAATGATAGATGCGGTGAATGAACAGGATGCTAAAAAATATGTAAAAGGCTTTGCTGACGAAGTTCAAGTATTCGTAGAATCGGAAATGAAGGTTGACGGAAGAGCGAATTTAATGAAGAACAGAGCTAAACACTTTGAGAGTCACCCCAATGTTCGTTCGGAAATACAGCATCTGGTAGAAATAGACAACAAAGTGATTATGCACGATAAAGTTTGGTTTGAAGAAGCTGACAAGGTTGGACAAAATATCGTAGAAGTTTTCACATTTGAGAACGAAAAAGTAGTTAGAGTTGATGTGATTCAGCCCAAGGGGCTGTTTCAAAATACGGGAATAGGCCACAACGGTGAATAA
- a CDS encoding M56 family metallopeptidase: MTSLIVYLLEASVILVVLYALYLLLLRKETFFGLNRFFLLAIPVFSFLFPLLSFDVSLSFGSAINEPIEELSEVRFFYYDAFESWSANIENHTAEPDGEKVLVQEQTSFYSSLITIALAIYGIGFAVVIFRLIGLYIWVHRLMIRNETEVIDEVRVVKVSHSTAPFSFLNSVFVHQDIVLGEDFAQILAHEKVHIRERHSVDLLFVQLSAAVLWFNPVVWQLIKSLKTTHEYIADKKTIDQGYSLVAYQTLLLRQLVSTNSYGLIHHFNLSFIKKRITMMNVKKSGWAGKAKVVLTLFAVLGFSLVIVQCNSKLDEQMLLETEASTTGVSQEIDVPVITASHFKLSDPTATVDITVNENIVTVNGEVVELDELASVLEKEAEERIVMVLTIDRTQLMSLVRKVQREMRRANQLKVLYIGQTSDGQSTNVRLMLPPLPENNSELSVPIVTDEYARENNLNLLKVVMGENTGLANQQKTYDFVKDQVAQQKTNYVVSARFSDDNTYGEYLTNVHHLQKAFYQLYEERTQARYGEGYWDIFEKKGTDKKYAEMYSALKKEAPMAISIAED; encoded by the coding sequence ATGACTAGCTTGATTGTATACTTGTTGGAAGCTAGTGTGATACTGGTAGTACTTTATGCTTTGTATTTACTATTGCTTCGTAAGGAGACTTTCTTCGGGCTTAACCGTTTTTTTCTGCTGGCTATTCCGGTGTTTTCCTTCTTGTTCCCGTTGTTGAGTTTTGATGTATCACTCTCATTTGGCAGTGCGATAAATGAGCCTATTGAGGAACTGAGTGAAGTCCGATTCTTCTACTACGATGCATTTGAGAGTTGGTCAGCCAATATAGAAAATCATACTGCTGAACCAGACGGTGAGAAAGTATTAGTTCAAGAACAAACCAGTTTCTATTCTTCACTAATAACTATTGCTCTTGCTATTTATGGAATTGGCTTCGCGGTAGTGATTTTTCGGCTTATCGGGCTGTACATTTGGGTTCACCGACTAATGATTCGTAATGAAACAGAAGTAATTGATGAAGTGAGAGTGGTAAAAGTTTCACACTCAACTGCTCCTTTTTCTTTCCTGAACTCTGTCTTTGTACATCAAGATATAGTGCTGGGTGAAGACTTTGCCCAAATACTGGCCCACGAAAAGGTGCATATCCGAGAAAGGCATTCGGTAGATTTATTATTTGTTCAACTTTCAGCGGCGGTACTCTGGTTTAATCCGGTGGTCTGGCAACTGATAAAATCCCTAAAAACAACGCATGAATACATAGCAGACAAAAAAACGATCGATCAGGGTTACTCCTTAGTTGCGTATCAAACCTTGCTTTTGAGGCAATTGGTCAGCACCAACTCCTACGGGTTGATACATCATTTTAATTTATCATTCATTAAAAAGAGAATAACCATGATGAACGTAAAAAAATCAGGATGGGCAGGCAAAGCCAAAGTAGTCCTAACTCTATTTGCAGTACTAGGTTTTAGCTTAGTAATTGTGCAGTGTAACTCCAAGCTTGATGAGCAGATGCTGCTTGAGACGGAAGCTTCTACAACTGGTGTTAGCCAAGAAATTGATGTACCAGTAATTACTGCTTCTCATTTTAAGTTGTCTGATCCAACTGCCACCGTAGACATAACTGTGAATGAAAATATAGTTACTGTCAATGGTGAAGTGGTCGAGCTTGATGAACTTGCTTCAGTATTAGAAAAAGAGGCAGAAGAGAGAATCGTTATGGTTCTAACAATTGATCGAACCCAGTTAATGTCGTTGGTGAGGAAAGTACAGCGAGAAATGCGAAGAGCCAATCAACTCAAGGTGCTGTACATAGGACAAACGTCAGATGGACAGTCAACAAATGTACGGTTAATGCTTCCTCCTCTTCCCGAAAATAATTCAGAATTGAGTGTTCCGATCGTTACCGATGAATACGCTAGAGAAAATAATCTGAACCTCTTAAAAGTTGTTATGGGCGAAAATACTGGTTTGGCAAATCAGCAGAAGACATATGACTTTGTGAAAGATCAGGTAGCTCAGCAAAAAACCAATTACGTAGTAAGTGCCCGATTTAGCGATGATAATACCTATGGCGAGTACCTAACGAACGTGCATCATCTCCAAAAAGCCTTCTATCAGCTATACGAAGAGCGAACCCAAGCAAGATACGGCGAAGGTTATTGGGATATTTTTGAAAAAAAAGGCACGGATAAAAAATACGCAGAGATGTATTCTGCCCTCAAAAAGGAAGCACCGATGGCTATTTCAATCGCGGAAGATTAG
- a CDS encoding BlaI/MecI/CopY family transcriptional regulator — protein MTTLTKAEEKIMKILWDIERGFIKDIIEQYPDPKPPYNSVSTIVRVLVQKNIVDYQAYGKSYQYYPLISKEEYRKGQLSRLVSDYYNNSLKQVVNFFSESKKLDEKELDEVMKMLKDLKLKKDD, from the coding sequence ATGACGACTTTAACTAAGGCTGAGGAGAAGATTATGAAAATTCTCTGGGATATTGAGCGCGGTTTTATCAAGGATATTATCGAGCAGTACCCCGACCCAAAACCTCCTTACAATTCGGTGTCAACCATTGTGCGGGTACTGGTGCAGAAAAATATTGTAGACTATCAAGCCTACGGAAAATCGTACCAGTACTATCCACTCATTTCTAAGGAGGAGTACCGCAAAGGGCAGCTTTCCCGTCTGGTATCGGATTACTACAATAATTCGCTCAAGCAAGTTGTCAACTTCTTTTCGGAAAGTAAAAAGCTGGACGAAAAAGAGCTAGATGAAGTGATGAAAATGCTGAAGGACTTAAAGTTAAAGAAAGATGACTAG
- the treZ gene encoding malto-oligosyltrehalose trehalohydrolase: MQPTLGANHQSGKTTFTVWSPLAKSLEVIISGKDTQPLTVGDFGYWTSSEMDTVQPGDRYQYRIDGGSPRPDPAALSQPDGVHGASAVVDLPAFNWSDTHWQGIALRDMIIYELHVGTFTPEGTFEAIIGKLDYLKDLGVNTIELMPIAQFPGNRNWGYDGVHPYAVQHSYGGAVGLQKLVNACHQQGIAVLLDVVYNHLGPEGNYLSEFGPYFTDKHHTPWGLAINFDDAYCDGVRHYFQQNALMWLRDFHIDGLRLDAIHAIKDSGAKHFLAELSQAKELLSEQTGRNYVLIGECDLNDHKYISPQQVGGYGLDGQWIDEFHHALHTMLTGEDDGYYADFSDFSHLAKAYEKTYVYDGIYSPYRKRTFGNSAEGRPHSQFVVFAQNHDQVGNRMLGDRLTETLPFPALKLAAGAVLVSPYVPMLFMGEEYGETRPFQYFVSHTDPELVEAVRQGRKREFAYFQKEDQEVPDPQSEETFNHSKLSWDWSVLESQLLFKYYQALIKLRKELPAWQDDSRPALEVTVPEPKIILLTRQHTADESVAPTLIVLNFSKRSTLFTLPMSRDETYEKIFDSEDTAWGGEAPQANLIMAHDTSSQLLPYNLAIYQRSTE; this comes from the coding sequence ATGCAACCCACTCTTGGAGCTAACCATCAATCAGGTAAAACCACTTTTACAGTTTGGTCACCCTTGGCAAAATCACTAGAGGTTATTATCAGCGGTAAAGATACGCAGCCACTAACAGTAGGTGATTTCGGTTACTGGACAAGTTCTGAAATGGATACCGTTCAGCCGGGCGATCGCTACCAGTATCGTATTGATGGCGGATCCCCTCGCCCCGACCCGGCCGCGCTTTCGCAGCCCGACGGAGTGCACGGTGCTTCGGCAGTGGTAGATTTGCCAGCGTTCAACTGGTCGGATACTCACTGGCAGGGAATTGCTCTGCGAGACATGATTATCTACGAACTGCACGTAGGCACCTTTACGCCCGAGGGTACTTTTGAAGCGATTATTGGTAAGCTAGACTACTTAAAAGATCTGGGCGTTAACACCATTGAGCTAATGCCCATCGCCCAGTTTCCGGGAAACCGTAATTGGGGCTACGATGGGGTTCATCCTTACGCAGTTCAGCACTCTTACGGCGGAGCAGTTGGCCTTCAGAAGCTAGTGAATGCCTGTCACCAACAAGGCATCGCGGTACTGCTAGATGTGGTTTATAATCATTTGGGGCCAGAGGGTAATTACCTCTCGGAGTTTGGCCCTTACTTTACCGATAAACACCATACACCTTGGGGGTTAGCAATAAATTTTGATGATGCCTACTGTGACGGAGTACGGCACTATTTTCAGCAAAATGCCCTGATGTGGTTACGCGATTTTCACATTGACGGACTACGCCTCGATGCTATTCACGCTATTAAAGACTCGGGTGCTAAACACTTCTTAGCCGAGTTGAGTCAGGCTAAAGAGTTACTATCCGAGCAAACCGGACGAAACTACGTGCTAATCGGCGAATGTGACCTGAACGATCATAAGTATATTAGTCCGCAACAAGTTGGTGGCTACGGCCTAGACGGACAGTGGATTGATGAGTTTCATCACGCATTGCACACCATGCTTACCGGAGAAGATGACGGTTACTACGCCGATTTCAGTGACTTTTCCCATCTAGCAAAAGCTTACGAAAAAACCTATGTGTACGACGGTATTTATTCGCCCTACCGCAAACGCACGTTCGGCAATAGTGCCGAAGGCCGCCCCCACTCCCAATTCGTAGTATTCGCTCAGAACCACGATCAGGTGGGTAACCGAATGCTGGGCGACCGACTTACCGAAACCTTGCCTTTTCCCGCGTTGAAACTAGCGGCTGGAGCAGTATTGGTTTCACCTTACGTTCCTATGCTATTTATGGGCGAAGAGTACGGGGAAACCCGACCGTTTCAGTACTTTGTCAGTCACACTGACCCTGAGTTAGTGGAGGCCGTACGGCAGGGACGGAAACGGGAGTTTGCGTATTTTCAGAAAGAAGATCAGGAAGTGCCCGACCCACAATCCGAAGAAACATTTAACCACTCTAAACTATCGTGGGATTGGTCAGTACTAGAGTCACAGTTATTATTCAAGTATTATCAGGCACTAATTAAATTACGCAAAGAACTTCCAGCTTGGCAAGACGATAGCCGACCAGCCCTAGAAGTTACAGTACCAGAGCCTAAGATTATCTTACTCACCCGGCAACATACGGCCGATGAGTCGGTAGCTCCTACGCTCATTGTGCTTAACTTCTCCAAGAGATCAACCCTATTCACTTTACCAATGAGTCGCGATGAAACCTACGAGAAAATTTTCGATTCGGAAGATACTGCCTGGGGCGGAGAAGCTCCGCAGGCTAATCTTATAATGGCCCACGACACTTCAAGCCAGCTACTTCCCTACAACCTAGCCATCTACCAGCGCAGCACCGAATAA